One part of the Anopheles coustani chromosome 2, idAnoCousDA_361_x.2, whole genome shotgun sequence genome encodes these proteins:
- the LOC131266072 gene encoding integumentary mucin A.1-like, whose product MSRIVFVLFLGLCLQTANLQLVCYQCEDCEFQQEIPVVCGDIDYTTAPPPTDTTCPTCAPELTPPSTPEWTTSTPETTCPTCAPEPTLPTTPEPTTATPDTTCPTCAPTLPTTPQPTTSTPDTTCPTCAPTLPTTPIPTTSTPVLTTPIPTTSTPDTTCPTCAPTLPTTPIPTTSTPVPTTPIPTTTTPETTCPTCAPPTPTTPTQPPPTLPTSPYPTTSTPAPTTEPYCPPGCCPCSSARSTSIFAMAARAAKSAMMDEFEDEIRSPRQLPLPVYVCFTTERYVSNRRVISRGCTKRLQALGDTCERVNGGQTYEQCSLCSWQLCNR is encoded by the exons ATGAGTAGAATAGTGTTCGTCTTGTTCCTGGGGCTGTGCCTTCAGACAG CAAATCTGCAGCTAGTGTGTTATCAGTGCGAGGACTGTGAGTTCCAGCAGGAAATTCCGGTGGTGTGTGGTGACATAGACTACACAACTGCTCCCCCACCCACGGATACCACGTGCCCGACATGCGCCCCAGAGCTAACGCCTCCTTCGACTCCTGAATGGACTACTTCCACGCCAGAAACCACGTGTCCAACATGCGCTCCAGAGCCGACACTACCGACCACTCCTGAGCCGACTACAGCGACACCGGACACCACGTGCCCAACGTGTGCGCCAACGCTCCCTACAACCCCGCAACCGACCACGTCCACACCCGACACAACGTGTCCCACGTGTGCCCCGACACTCCCTACAACTCCTATACCCACTACTTCCACCCCAGTCCTTACCACTCCCATTCCGACCACCTCCACCCCCGACACCACGTGTCCCACGTGTGCTCCGACTCTCCCTACAACTCCTATACCCACTACTTCCACCCCGGTCCCTACCACTCCCATTCCGACCACTACGACCCCTGAAACAACCTGCCCAACCTGTGCACCACCAACTCCGACAACCCCAACACAACCTCCACCGACGCTCCCAACGTCTCCCTATCCGACCACCTCTACTCCAGCGCCTACCACCGAACCTTACTGTCCACCAGGATGCTGTCCCTGCTCGAGCGCTCGCTCAACGTCGATTTTCGCGATGGCCGCGCGCGCCGCCAAGTCCGCCATGATGGACGAGTTTGAGGACGAAATCCGCTCGCCACGTCAGCTGCCACTTCCGGTCTATGTGTGCTTCACGACCGAGCGATATG TGAGCAACCGGCGAGTGATCAGCAGAGGCTGCACCAAACGGCTGCAGGCGCTCGGAGATACCTGCGAGCGTGTCAACGGTGGCCAAACGTACGAGCAATGCTCGCTGTGCTCCTGGCAGCTCTGTAACCGATAA